A segment of the Carassius carassius chromosome 21, fCarCar2.1, whole genome shotgun sequence genome:
TATTAAGTATTAAAGTATTTTTCAACTCATTGTCTACACATTATTAgtgaataaaataacaaaacattttaagcGGTCTCTTCcctttataaagttttatttacaaataaaattaaaataaactaaatctaGCATAAACAGAGCCGTCAATTATAACGATCAAAAATTTAGATTTcccataaattaaatagttaagcTACAGCTAAAcacaaaatgtgaaaattaaaattattgcACTGTGATATCGTTATATGACTTTAATTGTTAGATACAGCCAAAAAGATTTATAAGATTACTGTTATGTGTACAAACGTCTAGGCAAAAATGTAATCATAAACAACATCAGGAGAAAAATATTCAGTGCATTAAAACACCAATTTTATTTGCATATAATTGCATGAATAGAATCGATAACCAATACTCACACAACAAAACGTGACAGTGTTACAGGAGAGAGATGAAAATATGCATAGCTGACTTCACATTAGgtaaattataatatttgtacAGGGACAGTAAAATAATGATTGatgaacagaaatgaaaaagTGTCAGATCAATTTATATGATAGAAAATCTCCAAATAAACAAAGGCACAAGATTCGACCAGTGTAAATGAGTGATTTAAACACACACGGATATCATATGATCCCGAGATTTCCACTGCACCTTCTTTTGGCACATAGCGATTAGAAGCAAAACAGATAATTACAATCGAGTTATCAAAGAAGGCATATTCATAGTGAATTTCATAAAACAAAGGAGAACAATAACTTCTACTTTCTAAGTAGAGTTTTCTCAACAGATCTCTGGCACATCGGGTCATATAAAAGCTTTCATTTAATAAACACTTGCTGGTATATTTATCAAATAGCAATCTTTGTTGACAGGCATCCAGAAAGCCACACCAGGGCCATATAAATTTAATATTCTTGATCTGAAAAGTCACTTCTGTTTTAGTGACAACATGTTTCTAAAAATACAAGAAAGTCTTCATCGAGTTTTCAAAACTCGCCTTTCATGCAAAACGGAGGGAAACTAAAAGatagaggaaaaaaataattagtaTAGAATATGTAGTCACAATATCATAATACAGCAGTTATAATATTGTCTAGAAATTGTCTGTGAGAGTGAGAAAGACAATATCAGATACTAATTTTTCTCATCAAATCATATACTGAATTCAAGAGTTGAGAATTGCACAATACTGTCACAGCTATTTAGATGAACAACATCAGGACAACAGAAGTTTGACTTCTCACTTGtcaagacgttaactgatggactggagtgctgtggattattgtgatgtttttatcagctgtttggactctcattctgacggcacccattcaccccagagcatccgttgatgagacactgatgcaatgctacatttctccaaatctgatgaagaaacaaactcatctacatctcggatggcacATTTTCAGTTAATATCGTTATAATCGTTAGCAGTTATGTAGTGACTGTTTTGTGACTAAAACCAAAATAGCCAATCATCCTAACTATACAACATGTCCCAAAATGCCATATGAGACTGGCTCCTCCAGAGAAATATTCtcggttaaataataataaagacaccAGAAAATACGGTTTTGATTTATTAgtgtaaaaatgaagaaaatgagtGTTATTATGTGTGCCGGCAGAAGTGAACGATTAACAGTAAGATACATTCATCTCTATGGGTGCCAGATGTCAGTAATAATTAAActcgctgttactacacagactTCATGAGGAATAAACTTCAGTCTCTCAATTACAACTTCAACATGGATCAGAAACTTTGTTATATCTTGTATGCAAAACTACACAATTGGCATACTTAGTGTCTTTTAAATTCAGTTAAATTTGTAATACAAAACAAGGCACTAAAAGTAGCAATTCACTGAGGGGAGATTTTATGCTAAAATGATGCAAAGTAAATAAGACGTTTTCCTAAAAGTTGAAGCTCAAAAGAACATATGCAGGACATATTTCACACCAAAATAAAAAGAACGAATAAATTctattttgcataaaagaaaatgcAGCTTATTTTCGGAGTAATAACAATGAAGGATTTATACttcatgttattttttgttttactgaGTTTAAcgaaatttaaaataacatcaatattatattattaataaaaaaagatacaacaacaacgataataataataataataattattattattattaataataataataaaatgttattggacaggatatattttttcattatataactATAAGGAGAATTTTGTTTTGGTAACAAAATATTGGAAAATAACtaagaagttttatttttttctgaaaataatggcacaatgcaaaaaaatatttaatattcttaAACTGGCTTAAATGTTTTCATGCAAAATAGGATTTCTTATCTTTCCCTTGGTTTCAGATTAATATATGACCTGGACATTGTCTCATGAGATTCTCCACTAATTATTGGCACCAGTTGGTTATTCGTTTGATTTCCAGTCATTGAATTATCTGATGTTTCGCTTCCTTCTGTTGATTGTGTCTCAAACGTATTCCCATCATCCTTCCTGAACTGTTCTCATCATCAAACGGTTTCTCTCCAGCTCATCTAGTAAGCAGAAAACATTCAcacactttctcaaaaaaaaaacccctctacagtctcagctgacccttccTCTAATACCCTCTAAAACAACCTGGCTTTTGGGAGCACGTTTCATGGCACTATTGTTTTAACCTGACCAGATACATCATGTGGGGATGTCGAGAGTCAGACACATGAACctgaataacacacacacacacacacacacacacacacacacacacacacagtcagtcagacagacatcTTTCTAGCTGAAGAGCTTGATGAAGCAGCCCTGACAGTAAGGCTTGTCGTTCTGCTCTTTGAAGGTGCCCTTATTGAGCTGCTTAAGGCAGAAGGCACAGACAAAATGCTCAGGATGAAACTTCTTGCCCATGGCTGTGATGCAGCGGCCCGTGATGGGTTTCTGACAGCCGGAACACAGCGACCCGCGGCGCACGTGATAATGAACCTCGCAGTACGGCTGACCGTCGTGCTCGAAGAAACTGCCGTTGATGAAGGGTGTGAAGCACTCCTGAAACACACACGCAACAAATCCACATGACTACTCATTAGTGcctcaaattcatttttatgcaaatttatttttatgcCAACAAGTCTCACTAaggcagcatttaaaaaaattataaaaaaatacagtaaaaacagtaatttttacttttatgcaaagctgtattttcagcatcattcctccagtcttcagtgtcacatgatccttcagaaatcattctaatatgctgatttgctgctcacattatctgtttttactgtattttaaacaaacaaaggCAGTAGAGAAGACTACTTTTAGAAATATCAAAGACATTGAAATTACTCCAGAGTTTTCACCGAGTTCAAAACTAAAGCAGACGACTACTTACAAAAAGAAAAGATAATTCTTTGATTAGCATATACTGACCCTGCACACAAAACACTCAGGATGCCAGAGGGCGCTCAGGGCAGAGATGTAATTCTCCAGGATGGCACGGGCACAGCCTCCACATTTAGGAGCAAACAGATCGAAGTAGTCTTTACGACAGAACGCCTTTCCATCCTTCTCATGAAATCCTGAAAAACAGAACAAAGATGTATCTACtaatacaaacaacaacaaaagagaaaaGCGGTTAGCAGTTTGTTTAAAAGTCTCAGATTTCTATTTAGCACTATATTTGATTACAAATTATAGAACCAGCATCGTTTGAGTGCAgagttactttttaattttaggaTCTGTTTTGTCACCCTTTTAATTTAAAGAGCATCtatatgttgtttatttatttttttttaaatgttgctgtCTGTGCATATAAATACTCtgcaaaatgtaaatacatgtaaatgtattctAGAAGAcctcaaaaataaaattacattgtaAATAGGGAAAATATGGGTACTTTGATGAGAGCAGCCACTGGAGTGTTCTTTAAGTGTTTACTCACCTTCAGGGCCAAAGAACGCCCCACACTGGGCACAGAAAAAGTGCTCAGGATGCCACGTCCTGTCTAACGCAGTCACCACTTTCTGTGAGGTGAGAACAGTTTGATCAGTTTTATCATCTGTAGCAGGTTGTCAATTACCACGGAAAACTGATTCCCACTTGTgcctcaaaaatctaaatgaaaaacaTGAATCACTTACAATGTAAGTGGCACTAAATCAATGGATACAGGCTGACATAATAAACACAGGCTTTGTTCACACTGAACACAAATCCAGACACATAAATATGGATTGcattgaattaagaaacattattttatgtGCTTATTCTACTgttcagactgaaaaaaaaaaaatcaataaagacAAATTTGTTCTCACATCCAGTATGGGCCCGTTACAGTAATAGCAGCGTGGAGAGAATAAATGATGGTAATCTCTCTCACAGTATGGCTGTCCTTCCCTCTCAAAGAAGTTTCTGGAACCAATCTCCTCCTGGCAGTGTGTGCACACAAAATGCTCTGGATGCCATGTGCGCCCCATGGCAGTTACCACctgaacacaagcacacacacacacacacacacacacacacacacacatactttgttTAGATGTGTCTAACACAGCATGTAATCTTAGCCGAAAGCTAAAACCTTATATGTTTTTGGTGTAGATTTCTGGGTCCCTCACCTGTCCAACAATAGGTTTGCAGCAGGCGCCACACACTCCCTTAGCAACCGTCTGCACTCCCAGCTTGTGGAGGTCAGACTGAAGACTGCCCAGCATGTTGTCCAGTTTATTAACCTGTGGTTGTGGACCCTTCCCCTGGGCCATAATCTAAAAagatcaagaaaaaaaataaatacaagcacaaaacaaacacacctaGAAAAATCAACAAGATGACAGTTTTTGAAGGAACAGaattagttatataataatatgttAATTTCTTCCAAGTTACAGCTCTtgattacataaatataaaatctggtgttttttttcttttgttgatgcATTGTGGGTAAAATTTCCCCActttacatatacagtatgtcttAAGTGCATTTTGGAGAAAAATTATGGATTATCCCAAAACGTACCTTTTAGCGTATTCAAGATTTCATGATACTAATTacaacataatataaaaaatagctGTGAACCAACCACATCATTCTCAGAACAAATATTTACAGCCCTAATCAATACACTGGGTATCTCCAGAATTTAtaagctcaaatttaagacttttaagaccttttttGAGACCTGCACAATTAAAATTTATATCATATGCCTGAGGTAGGGCAATGTCTACTGTAACACATAACACTGTGAAATGACTGTAAAAACCCTTACAGTTCAGAATACAGGttctaaaactaaaagttttaTAGAATGATAAACTtcatatttcagcctttaaaccacTTTTAAGAAAATTTAACAGACAAAAAAACTATGACAGCTGTGGTTAAATGGGATAAAACGAGCGGACTGGACAGAAACGATCGTCAaaaatgctcgtgtttgcagcgCACATTTCTTGTTAGACAAGGTTCAATAAagtattgtcttttgttgttatAGACATGTCTAAAGATCTCTTGCTATATGTTTCTTGCATCTCACAACTATGTCGTGTATGAAAAAattgtctgtgtgcatgtgtgtaaaacaacaaGCTGATGATTTATATATAATCATGTTTAATTGTATATACATTGTTGTGATTAATTGTAGCTGGAACAATAATGTAGCTGTAAAAATAGTTGCCTGCTGAATTTGAAATTTATATACATCTTCATCATGCTATCATTAGCCagatagcactgaaagcgaacaTACCTCCCTCTCTGCACAGAGGTATGCAGATAAAaatgttgacaggcaggtaggaaagccaTTTAAAACGCTCGGAGTGTTTTGATTGGATGTACATTTCTTGGTccatagaatatataaatacagataaatacatttagaccacttaacttaatgattgctataggGTTGTGAAAATACTTTCaaccagcttaaaaaaaaaatgtttctgaagactaTCACCTATTGAACCTTTAACCTTTTCGAcatgtttcagtgttgtttttgCTCAGCAATGGCATGGACACAATGTCTGGGGGGTTAGCAAAAGTAGAGTGGGATGGTGGGCGGTACTCGGGGTGGTGTCTGAAGGCAGTGACTGTGTAGTTCTGATGTCAACTTTTTGCGGAAAGTCACAATggttcatgaaaataaaaattacaactacTTTATGCAGGCTGTGTGCAATTTACTGTGGACTACTGTTTTGAAACTtctgccgcgtttccaccgcaggaactttacccaggaactagggactttggcctggtactcgttttgtttccaccacaggaaccaggaactaaataaagttccgggtaaaaaaatgcccctcagaaagtccctactcgcgaggtagtactttttcaaagttccggaactttcgggggcgggacttgggtgctaaacatgctgattggttgagttcacgcagcattggttgagttcaaccaccatttattcggatcaacattttcaaaatgttactgttattgtgttatgaaatgtaattttaaaagtatttcaggcgagaatgtagttgtttaaaactcaaatctgtggtttatttataaagacagcgcctatttaaaaatgtgttgtttcgccgatctcggagacgtgagctccacgcgaccagcgagagctcagtgatcatgtatccgccgagagcatcctctcctcggctagaccttctgatgtgtgccgctggctctgatgtctctttagtggttaaacataaaatataatttgttttgggtaaatccaacagattttctttggtctgtattcaatttatctatatgttaaaatgaaaataaaaaaggcaaatttatataatattttgtttcattgtaatggctgtatatacacaaCACATCCCTGTACtatgtacatttctgcagctgttattatgttaaaatgaaaacgaaagtaggcagtggtatttgatatcataattcgttttattgtaaatatacagagaggaaaattgcagtagccatggtcagctgactgatgttatcaagtacgctgctgtttgcagaattaccggattcgcttcgtcgcggacatcacactcccgagtcgaatgtgCTAAGTCTGAACTACCgcgaatgcacgtccaaaatcagcgtactttgtattgagaaatgcgtgcagacctacgtcaccagactatttgcctaatcttcccggtactttacaccgcggtggaaacgcagaaagcaacaggtctggggggaaaaaagttcctgggaaaaaagttcctggtacaaatgttcggTGGAATCACGGGATTATATGGTAGTTAAATAGCCCCTAGACCTCAGTTATCATGAAAAAAGCCAGGAAGTTTCAGTTTTaacaatatgggacctttaatCTGCTGTTTTCAGaatgaaacaacattttatttatttttatttttttgtttctgacGAGACCTTGTGGTTATTGTTAACATGACACTATTTACTGGTTTGAAGGTTGAGGTTTGAAGTGTGACATTTAAACTCAGATGTTCCCTCTTCTGACCTTGtgtgacttaaagggttagttcgcccaatttactaaattttgtcattaataactcaccctcatgttgttccaaacccataagacctccgtttatttttggaacacagtttaagatatttaagatttagtccgagagctttctgtctcctccattgaagctgtttgtacggtatactgtccatgtccagataggtaagaaaaacatcatcaaagtagtgcatgtgacatcagagggtcagttggatttttttgaagcatcgaaaatacattttggtccaaaactagcaaaaactactttattcagcattgtcttctcttccgtgtctattgtgagagagagttcaaaacaaagcagtttgtcatatccggttcgcgaatgaatcattcgatgtaaccggatctttttgaaccagttcaccaaatcgaactgaatcgttttaaacagttcgcgtctccaatacgcattaatccacaaatgacttaagctgttaacttttttaatgtggctgacacttcctctgagttcaaacaaaccaatatccctgagtaattcatgtactcaaacagtaaactgactgaacaGCTGTGAAAAAagagatgaacaccaagccgagccagataatgactcgttcacgagtcaagaaccgtttctgtcagacgtgtccgattcgaaaaccaaggagctgatgatactgcacatgtgtgattcagtgtgaagcaaaccgacacacagagcgtctgaaccgaactgattcttttggtgattgattctgaactgattccgtgctaatgttatgagcccaggtaaaccgaaggctagcagtcagtcatcgccaatgacgccattacgtcgagagcaaaagaaccggtgaaccgttttcttcaaccggtttattgaatcgaactgtcagaaagaactactggtgatccgaaaaccgatgcaaccggttcttgactcgtgaacgagtcattatctggctcggctcggtgttcatctctctcttcacagcagttcagtcagtgtactgtttgagtacatgaattactgcgggatattggtttgtttgaactcagagggagtgtcagccacattaaacaaattaacagcttaagtcatttctgGATTAATGAGTATTttagacgcgaaccgtttaaaacgattcagttcgatttggtgacctggttcaaaaagatccggttacatcgaatgattcattcgcgaaccggatatgacaaactgctttgttttgaactgtcttacaacagacaagGAAAAgaggacaatgctgaataaagtcgtagtttttgctagttttggaccaaaatgtatttttgatgctccaaaaaattctaactgaccctctgatgtcacatggactactttgatgatgtttttcttgcctttctggacatggacagtataccgtacacacagtttcaatggagagacagaaagctctcggactaaatctaaaatatcttaaactgtgttccaaaaataaacggaggtcttatgggtttggaacaacatgagggtgagttatttaatgacataattttgcaaattgggcgaactaaccctctAAGTCCTCTTTAAATCATAATTAATACTTTCTTGTaccatttaagattttttaatggcCTTAAATTGGATAcaactaaatttaagactttttaaggaccaGAGGAATCCCTGAGTACAAGATGGTTTCAAACCAAGTTTTTGTCTCAAACTCTCCCTGGGGCGCATCCAAtgtaatctaatatttatgacAAGGGTAGGAGGctgagcacacacaaacacacacacaaaacatctcCAAACTCAAGCAAACAACATGACATTTACAAAATCCATAGAAGTTTTGTGATTGTTCTAGAAGAAGACAGCAAGACAGAAGCTTAGCCAATGACAGCATGTCTGCACCTGCAGCGGAGGGAAGAGTGGGTCATACTCCGTCTGGCAGCCAACTGACATCAGCACTTTTGGCGGGGCTATAGGGGCAGGTGGTGGGGTGGGTGTGGGTTGTGGTGGAGGGCTGGGCTTTGGGGAGGGAGCAGGAACTTCCACAGGTTCAGGGGTCGGGGGCTTGGGTGGAACTGGAGGTGGAGTTGGCTGGGGAGGTGGTGTCGGCTCTCTAGGAGGTGGGATGGGGGCAGGTGGTGGGGGTGGAGGCATAGGGGCAGGAACTAATTTGACCGGAGGGGGGCGCTTTGGTTCTTCAGCAGGGGGAGGGGGGCGAGGGATTGGGGGAGACTGGGGAGGTGGGATCACCTTCCTCTGAGGGAGAGGAGACTCAGGAGGTATGATTATCTAGAGGAAGTCACCGATAAGAAAGaataagagaaagaaagagatggaaaacaggaatgaagaagaaaaaagcaggTGATTACAGAGAAACATCAATGCAATTAAGCAAAAGAATTTTAAAGGAATTGAATGGAGTGAAAACTGAATGTGCTGAATCCATAGATCCTTCCCATCTACCTTATCCACATCCCTGTTGTGGTCTTCCCGTGAGCGTTTGGGGTTGGACATGACAATGACGCCTTCTGTGAGCCAGTCATCTGGCTGTTGCTTTTTTGGACGATCCTTACGGGCAATTCCCAGCTTGCCTTGCAGTTCCTCAATAAGCCGGTCCTGGGAGTTACtcttgtggaaaatgagagggCCCATCTTCCTACGTATCAGGCCGTCTCGGTACATGGGATGGACGTTTTGGATCTCCTTGGTACGTTTAATCACAGATTTGATCTGGCACAACAGTACAAACTCCTTTAGATGTCACATGCCTCAGGAATTGTTGATTTTTGTCCATAGAAACCAAAAGGCAAACAGGGATCTAAGAAAGCATTCAGATGCAATCCAGGTGCAAAATTATTTAGCATGAAAAAGTTGGGTGTGTGCATACATGGTGGTGGTTAGCACTGGTTATCAAGTTACTATTTGTTATCAAGTGCACAGAGGTACCATTGGTACCACTGGTTATCAACCGGACACACAGCAACATTCAAGTTCTTACAATTTACCATAAAGGGAGTGAAAACTAAATAATTAGAATAAGGATAACGCAGTATTTCAGGGCGTAGAGgaacaattatgtttttttatccATCTGACTAACAGGTTTCAATTACATCAGGCTTGTTTAATCTTGTATCTGGatggccactatcctgcagattGTAGCTCCAATACACTTGCCTGGAAGTTTGTAGTAAtgctgaagaccttgattagctggttcaagctAAGCTCTGCAGGAAGGTGGCCCCCCAGCAGCAGGATTTGACACCCCTGATTTACATGCTGGCAATCAAACCACTGCAAGTCTTGTCTGTAAAAGCTTCAAACCAAATTCCACAGCATTCCAATCAACAAGCATTGCAGCCCTATCCATACGTGTCCAGAGGCTGAGATCCTGTCCATTGTGCCAGCTGTATGCAGCATTGGAAGGTCCATCTGGGCATCTGGGGTTCCAGGGCAAGATGATGGCGTAAGAGATTCATCCATCCAGCTTGCCTCGGTCATGGGGGTCATGGAGCCATCAGGTCCTTCGTAAGCCATCTTCAGTTCCATGTCAGCCCAGTCAAGATCACTCCTGCAGTCCGACTGATCCTCCAAGAGCCCATCCCCCATTTCGCTCTCTGTAAAGGTGTCAGGATGAATGTTCATGCGATCCGCTGCTACTATTGTCTCCTCGTAGACTTCTGGTTGTACTTCCAAAGTGAGTCGTGAGGCCACCGATGTGGTGATTGGAGCCTCATTCTCAGGCCTGCTGAAGCTCATAGCAAGGAGTTTATCCAAGGCATCATCAAGAGATGGCTCATAGGTTGGTGGTTGAAATCCAGTGAGAGGCTGTCCTGATAATGGTTTTGGGATTGGAGACTTGGGAACCACTACAGACGAGGAAGAGGATAGGATCAGAGGGGGTGATACAGCTTTGGGAAGAGACAGAGATGGTGATTTGGATACTGCAGGAAGTGGAGATCTGGAAAGAGATGGGATTGGATTTATAGGTTTTGCTTCAGAGTTGGAGAGATACAGATCAATTGATGCTGGTGTCATCAATGGGCTAATTCTTTCATTGGTTCTGCTGACCACTGGGGCACTTGTTGGACTAGGAGACTTGGTTATAGGTGAATAGGCCTTCAGTTCAGAGCTTGTCAATCTGGCAGAAGGACTTCCCTCCCAGAGACTACAAAGGTCTCCTCTTCCAGGTGTGGTAGTGGTGGTTATTGTCTGAGACAGAACAGCTAGAGATTCCACCTGGGAGGACAGCAGGGAAGCAGAGACATCAATGGAAGAATCCAAGCCCAAGTCAGATACTGGAGAACAATGAGGACTGGATGCTACAGGTGAAGAAAGTCGAGAGGAAGGCTTTGGGACAACTTTGGATGGTGGAGGCACAGCCCCCGGTTCAAACTCCACAATGTGCAGTTCAAAGTTTAAAGGAGAGGAGAGACCTGGGGAATATCGTCTTGATTCCCCTGGGAGGGTAGGGGACAGGGATTTGGACACGGCAGTCGTAGGAGGTGGGTGGATTTCAGCAATGGTAGTAGTTTGCTCAAACATTGACTCAGAGTTCAGGGAGCCCAAAGAACTTGGCTGGAGAACATAAAGGAGGACATGGGAAGAAAGAGAAGAAACAGAAGAGAGTGGCAGATTAAGGAAGGCAGAGAATGAGAAATAATTAAGAAAAAGCTTTCATGAGATGTACAAAACAGctgaggaaaaaacaaaacagattctgGATGCAATGTTGAAGGGTTGCAATGAAATTGAAGCTAGAATTCATAGACAAGCAGgaacagatttgcaaataaataaactggTTGTGATGGTCAGATGAAGACCACCCAGGGTAATGTTACCCAACAGCGCCGTAAGCCCAAGAAGACTGTAGACACCATTGGCACCAATGGTCTCAACAATTTGCTTACAACGTTTTTGGGAAACGTAGCCCAGATTGTCAAGTAGTAAGACCTAAAAATAGATCACCCAAACAACATAGCTCAGCACACATTCCCAGACACAACGTCTCTTACTTACACCACTCACTTACACCATCCTGTaagtatcacacacacatacacacacacacacacactcacattgcTCTGCACCTTAAAATCGGACAAGCAGGCCATGAGCTCATCCAGTTCTCGTGTAGCGGAGGTGGCTGATATTCTGCCTTGCTGGTCGGAAGGTGTGTCCACCTGCCCGTCTGTCAATTCACTTGATAGAGCACAGGGACTTGGCCTGTTTATGTTAATACAACATTCCATTAAAATCCTCAATGCAAATCCATGTTTCTCCATCCACACCTGAGAGAGATCTTACATTGGGGAAGGCACAGAGCTCTCCAACTCATTCAGAAGACTTTCCACAGTGGGACGGCCATCATCTGTCCCCTTTGTTTCATTCCTCTGAGGCTTGTCCTGGGCTGCTGGTGTCAGTGTGATGCCTGGGTGGGCTCCATTTTCCTGGATATAGTGGGCAACACTGCAGGGGGGCAATGGAGGTGCAACATCTTCTGCAAAGATGAA
Coding sequences within it:
- the pxnb gene encoding paxillin isoform X3, encoding MDDLDALLADLESSTAHISKCPVFLPEETPYSYPIGGHIFQDDSPPPPLPPPPTSEALNGSLSPRPDSQLSSQQSLGSAHKSTLSRDSSPPASHTEEDHVYSFPNKQKHSDSSAAAMTSALGSNLSELDRLLLELNAVQQNAPSYSTTEDVAPPLPPCSVAHYIQENGAHPGITLTPAAQDKPQRNETKGTDDGRPTVESLLNELESSVPSPMPSPCALSSELTDGQVDTPSDQQGRISATSATRELDELMACLSDFKVQSNIMAQGKGPQPQVNKLDNMLGSLQSDLHKLGVQTVAKGVCGACCKPIVGQVVTAMGRTWHPEHFVCTHCQEEIGSRNFFEREGQPYCERDYHHLFSPRCYYCNGPILDKVVTALDRTWHPEHFFCAQCGAFFGPEGFHEKDGKAFCRKDYFDLFAPKCGGCARAILENYISALSALWHPECFVCRECFTPFINGSFFEHDGQPYCEVHYHVRRGSLCSGCQKPITGRCITAMGKKFHPEHFVCAFCLKQLNKGTFKEQNDKPYCQGCFIKLFS
- the pxnb gene encoding paxillin isoform X4, which codes for MDDLDALLADLESSTAHISKCPVFLPEETPYSYPIGGHIFQDDSPPPPLPPPPTSEALNGSLSPRPDSQLSSQQSLGSAHKSTLSRDSSPPASHTEEDHVYSFPNKQKHSDSSAAAMTSALGSNLSELDRLLLELNAVQQNAPSYSTTEDVAPPLPPCSVAHYIQENGAHPGITLTPAAQDKPQRNETKGTDDGRPTVESLLNELESSVPSPMPSPCALSSELTDGQVDTPSDQQGRISATSATRELDELMACLSDFKIMAQGKGPQPQVNKLDNMLGSLQSDLHKLGVQTVAKGVCGACCKPIVGQVVTAMGRTWHPEHFVCTHCQEEIGSRNFFEREGQPYCERDYHHLFSPRCYYCNGPILDKVVTALDRTWHPEHFFCAQCGAFFGPEGFHEKDGKAFCRKDYFDLFAPKCGGCARAILENYISALSALWHPECFVCRECFTPFINGSFFEHDGQPYCEVHYHVRRGSLCSGCQKPITGRCITAMGKKFHPEHFVCAFCLKQLNKGTFKEQNDKPYCQGCFIKLFS